The nucleotide window AACAGTATGATATAGTACATGCATTTTAGGTTACAAATCCATGAAAAGTTTTTAGGCTGACAGAAGAATGATTCAATGAAAAACATGCACAGTTACCTCACTACAGTGGGATATAGCTCTGAGCTATAGAGTACAACAGTTGCAAACGATGCAGAGGAAAAACCTTTGCCAATAACTGCTACCACTGTTCTTACAACTGACATATCTGAGAGAAGATATTtgagagaacaaaaaaataaatgctttgttAGAGTTTGTATAAtcttaaacaacaaaatgaccAACGGCTTAAATGTAAGtctggaaataaatgaatatccaCCTTTAGGTACGATAATGTTGATTCCTAGACAGACTCCAGCCAACAGTAGAGCTCCCACCTCGGTACATCTCCTGCCTATCTTATCCAGTAAGAAGTAAACTGATACTTTGGCTGGGAGCTCGATTATAGAGTAGGTAAACTGAGTGAGGTAGATATTGAGCCCAAAACCTGTGATGTTGAAACTGATACCATAAAATGCTGTTGCCACACAGAACctaaagaaagagaaattgcaaaccttttttaaatgaccCTAATccaaaaaaatgaacacaaacattttgtaaCTTAAAATCGTAAAACAAACCAAAGTGTGCCAGTACGCAGGGCCAGTTTCCTCATTTTTGGTGTTCGTATCAGATCGAGGTAGGAATAAACCCGatctcttttctctgtcacaATCGTGGACAATTTCTGAAAGAATGCAAagcaacattattttttttaaaacatttgatatttaaaaacatgtaaagaaTAATTTACAGGCACAAGATTATGTCATTGACTCTTATTTGCTGACTTCAACATCTGGAATATCCTAACCTCTGTACTAAGGTTGTCAGTTAACCCCTCTGTTAGATTTATCTTGgcacattttttcaaatagATCTGAGCTTGTTCCAGCTTTCCGTTGGCAATGAGCCACCTGGCTGACTCTGGAATCCACCTGATGTTAAAGGCAAAGATGGTTTTTGTACTTGGGTTACATCACCAACAAATGGGGTAGATTTTGTgcataacaacaaaacaacgaagaatacaaaagaaaaacagagttGTTGTCGACACTGAATTCTGCAAGATCCCAAAAGGTTAATGAGGCAACATTTCTATCatcaaaatatgtatttgtctgtatttctgtgttAATCTGTATTTATATCTGTATTTATTGTATCACCTGCTTTCCCATCAATGCTTGTAGAGAAATGCCTTGATGGTTGAAACTACTCAAATTTTGCAAAATTAGCATGCAAACTATCTCTTTTTCTTATATATTAATCTTAAATCTTGGTACTCAAAGTACAAACCCTCAAAATAAAGACTTATTGCAAGTGCTTCTGTTGGACTAaaagttttgatatttttagtcGTACCTCCAGGTGATGATAGCCAAGATTACAGGTGAGGTGACACTAACAGTCAGCCACCGCCAATCAGTCACAAAGTAAGCAATAGCTGCAAATCCCGTATACCCAAACGACCAGGATAAGCTGTCAATCACTCCCACCAGCTTCCTGTGCTCGATGTCTACCCACTCCACGCCTGTAAAAAACAAGGAGCTTGTCACTTTGCAAGGATCAGAGAAAAGCtttattaaaacactttttagaGTTTATAGGCATGCATTTGGTAACCCTGAATTCTGAAATCAACATGATATaggatatgttttttttcagaatttACAGTTTAACcaagaaattaaaatatatataattactgAGGACTGCTGAGACAATCACAATGCCAGTGATACAAAACCCAGTGAAGAACCTCAGTACTGTGAACATCACGTAGGATGAAGAAAAAGCACTCGCAACAGCAAACAGCATTCCTGACACATATGACACCAGCAGCATGATCCTTCGGCCAAACCTATGGAAAGTCAGGAAATCTCCAAATGTAATGAATCGATGGGTAGAAACACTTGGTAATTAAATATTTAGGTTGACA belongs to Scomber scombrus chromosome 2, fScoSco1.1, whole genome shotgun sequence and includes:
- the LOC133992024 gene encoding solute carrier family 22 member 7-like, whose protein sequence is MKFENIFSDINGFGRFQKMIIVINFIGRFTLPCHFLLNNFIAAVPSHHCDISSLDDGGIFSNLSLPERLAVSIPVQGDGTLSSCKMFAVPQYQLLSNYSDITDLPTVSCQNGWVYDNSTFKSTLTSQWDLVCDQRGKNKATATIFFVGVMFGAMSFGSLSDRFGRRIMLLVSYVSGMLFAVASAFSSSYVMFTVLRFFTGFCITGIVIVSAVLSVEWVDIEHRKLVGVIDSLSWSFGYTGFAAIAYFVTDWRWLTVSVTSPVILAIITWRWIPESARWLIANGKLEQAQIYLKKCAKINLTEGLTDNLSTEKLSTIVTEKRDRVYSYLDLIRTPKMRKLALRTGTLWFCVATAFYGISFNITGFGLNIYLTQFTYSIIELPAKVSVYFLLDKIGRRCTEVGALLLAGVCLGINIIVPKDMSVVRTVVAVIGKGFSSASFATVVLYSSELYPTVVRQNGMGFNSFMGRFGVAVAPLILLLDEVWKHLPQLVLCSAAVLGAIVAGTLPETRNRCLPETIQDIEEQSQA